The DNA segment TCACTTTTAAGTTCCGTATTCTTCTTACTATTATATAGGATTCCATCAGTCAAAAGCGTTGGAGAATGAGACTATAAGATGATTTGATATAGACGACTTTTATTCAAGACTACTGTGGTATGGTAATTAAACATAAGACCACGATTAACCGAGGTTCTTAGGATAGGATTCTTAGTTTCGGCTAAGAAccgttttttagtttttaactaagaaaagttgaatattttttaaataagagatataagagctGATTCTTAGTcgaaaaatgtattaaaaaaacaaatgtcaAATCATGAATTAAAAAATTCAGATTAAGAGTCTGAATTAATCATGCTTTAACGTTTGTTTGATAGATGGATAGGTACTTTTCTTCCAAGTCTGATTACTTTAAGATCAATGCATTCAATGTAAGAAATGGAAAGTTGACTGGTCAGCGGatctaagacatgaaaatcattatagtatattttaaggATTAAAGTGACAAAtaaagatcacatcttgctgaCCAAGAGAATCCAACGCTTACGGTTTAAGGATTTTCCCAGACGTTTGaattaacttaaaaatatttcgTGCTTGTGAAAACCTTCAAAGCTGAAATTTTATTATGTAGCATTATGTCAGGATTATTCGAACTTAACTACGAAGTTTTCTCAAACCTGAATTGTGAAATACTTGTTTAATTATGTGATTGTTAATGCACACAAGTCTAAATTTTCTTACTATATAAACACCCAAACAAAAAGAACACAAAATACAACAATAGTAACGAATCAAAGTGAAGAACTAATTGTGGCGGAATATGTAATGTTTGTCAACGGAGAGAGATACATCCCAAGTACAAGAAAGTCCCTTGGGAAAAGTGACGATATCACCTGCTCCAAACTCTACATACCAATCTACTTGTGCATCCAACGATGACGATGATGCtgctgttgatgatgatgatttagGGTAAACCTTAACTTTACCCTTCACAATGTAACATATCTCTTCTGCTTCATATTTCAAATGGTACTTCCCCGGTGAACATCCCCACCTTCGTTCCCCAACCAAGAAAAGATAAAATTTAGTTTTGTATCTTGCAATAATAGATCTCACACCATCCAGTAAAACGAATTAAGAACATAAACAAGGATAGTCTAATGATCTTACTTGGGCCATGACTTGAACATCAGTTCGTCAAGACGATCTTGAGATGGGTTTTTCTCGACGATGATTCTTGGATTCTGATCTGTCATTTACTATTACCTCCTTATCtctattaaaatatttgtgtTTTCAGTAAAGTTAAGCAATGGAGAGGAGAAACATGATAATCACAAGAGAAAATAAGTGTGAGAGTGTGTAATTGTTAAAGCTTTCTTTGTGACGTATTTATTCAGTCAAGATATGGGGTGGAGTAAGAAAGAGGAAATATCTTTTTTGAGTATTGAccggaaaacaaaaacaaaaagaatctaAACAAGATTAATTTACCTCAATATGAATGAATGATAACAACGATTAATGTGATTAAGACttaactttcttttttcttttttgtcaaaGATTAAGCTTAACTATAACACTCTTTTTTGTCAAAGATTAAGACTTAACTATAACATACTCTTTTTTCGTCAAAGATTAAGGCTTAACTATAACGCTCTCTTTTGTAAACAAAGAGCATCTAACCATGTAGTAGGTAATAGGTATGGGGTATTTGACATATTTTTAGTGACATGCATGTGTATTTTGGTTCCACTGGTCAAAAGGTTTGAATGAGTATCCAGTTTGACCATCACGTGGCGAAGCTTCACTGGTTTTTGGGGTACAGTTTCTGACTAGATGAGGGAATCAATGGTTCTCGAATATACCGCATAAATACTAATTCATTTTGTAGTCACTTTTGAACTTTGTCTCCTACTTTACATTTCTTTGCAAACAACTCGCCTTGTAATCCTTATCTACAGAATAACACCTACGTTTTACATCcttttaaaacaattatacaCATAAATggaaattttagaaaatttataggGAAACATTTTCAGTTCTCAGTCTTTGTTATTGTTAATTATGTTttgaaaattgtaaaatatttgATAGTGAAAACCATTTTCTGCATAATATATTTTTCGCTCTTTCCATATTATATTCtattgtattaatatattgGCCACATGTTTGGATATATCTTTCGAATTCACATGTGAGTGGTTGTTTTTAACTTTGCTTTTTTATTTGTCGTCTTTTTTGCATGGGATGATGAATCACGTCTATTGTACTGGTGTCTTATTCGCACGTGGCTCGTAACTTTCTCCTAATATGATTTTTAGCTGCTCTATTCAGTATGTTACTATGTTTCAAATTATTTACTTAAATGTGTTTTTGAATTGCTTAAAAATCTTAAAGATTAGTGTTTACGACAgtaatttcaaattatataaaattttatcatgTGAAAAATAACTTTAACAACTAGTCTCTGATGGCCTCGATGTTTTCTTTAAAGCACAACATATTCTCCATTCATAACTTCAACGATTAAATGGATATAGTCATAAAGATAACATGATATTTTTaggaaaattaaaaacaaagcaAATGAAAGATAGCGTCACAAACTTAGATTTAGATAAGTTTGATAAAGTGTCGAAATTGATTAGAAAGAAGTCACTCGCGAGTAATCTCATAGAGACAGTATTGTGTCCTTCAGATTTTTCAGACTTGGAAATAGTCACTATAATTCACGAcgtaagttcaaaaaaaaaaaaaaaatcacgacGTAGAACGATCCACTACCTTGATTCGCTGGCCTCGGATGCTATTgtcaaaatataaaactaagaTCACACGACTATTATATTATTCCAGTATTTACATGACGCAAGATATCGACTCCCGAACAAGACCTAAACAGTTCAAGCCATAAACCTTCAGTTTCGTCGTTTGATTCTATCTGTAATTGCACGCAACTTGTCATGGACTAGATTGTTTGGTTCCTAGGAAAAAAAACTGCATTCCTCGTTACTTACTTCTTGAATAGTATTTTGGTTGTATTTTGCATTTGTCATTGCTTGTTTGTTTCtcagttttatttttgtgatatttcCTTAGGATTATAATTGGTGGTTTATATTGTAACCAATTTCTGATGGAAAAGCTATATATCGCTAAGGGTAATAAACATATGAATGCGAGCACACGGCCTAGAATCTGTACTGGGCGGAACCATCTGGCCCTCCAATTATTTATTGGTCTGTACTTGCCCATTCTTTAGTTACTAAATGTAAAAATAACTTGAGTAATTATTAAGGAAAttttagcaaaagaaaaaaaattagtcaGAGAATTCAAGTAAcaaactataaaaatatatactataattatTAGGGTCATTCTCATAAATAGattattttcaagttttggtcacaaaaataaactacgaaaagaaaaatgaccaaaatgtttcggTAAGATAACCATAATAAtctagatatataaaatttta comes from the Brassica rapa cultivar Chiifu-401-42 chromosome A01, CAAS_Brap_v3.01, whole genome shotgun sequence genome and includes:
- the LOC103854202 gene encoding uncharacterized protein LOC103854202; this encodes MTDQNPRIIVEKNPSQDRLDELMFKSWPKWGCSPGKYHLKYEAEEICYIVKGKVKVYPKSSSSTAASSSSLDAQVDWYVEFGAGDIVTFPKGLSCTWDVSLSVDKHYIFRHN